A genomic region of Oceaniferula marina contains the following coding sequences:
- a CDS encoding LamG-like jellyroll fold domain-containing protein, with protein sequence MKIRYTIATLAASSLVTHATTLIQYGFDFTSGTVASQNGGVVTDDSGNAHHGGVKFNTPVYSSNIPTGTQNVTGVGSLDVSGGHHTIASTQNDSDIFSISEMVANGGLTVEVWANQSNSGNGGNAKIIAIGGAFDIEMDSTGISTFVNSSGNGVASFTNALADRAGTWMHVAAVIDNFVVDGGSHDFDLKLYINGTLQDSVAYNDVTPSFALGRQIGIGSQAHSGSGDFRYDGLIYEPRISYGAVAPADFTIVVPEPASSVFLGLGGLALILRRRK encoded by the coding sequence ATGAAAATAAGATATACAATAGCGACTCTAGCTGCGTCATCATTAGTGACGCATGCGACTACCCTAATACAGTATGGATTTGATTTCACCTCTGGGACTGTAGCCTCACAAAATGGAGGTGTCGTTACTGACGATTCTGGCAATGCCCATCATGGCGGCGTTAAATTTAACACTCCCGTTTATAGCAGCAACATCCCAACAGGTACACAAAATGTCACCGGTGTTGGTTCTCTTGATGTTTCCGGTGGCCATCACACCATTGCATCCACTCAAAATGACTCGGATATTTTTAGTATTTCCGAAATGGTTGCAAACGGGGGGCTTACCGTGGAGGTTTGGGCAAACCAATCAAATAGCGGCAATGGCGGGAACGCTAAAATTATTGCCATAGGTGGTGCTTTTGATATTGAAATGGATTCAACCGGAATTTCAACCTTTGTAAATAGTTCAGGTAATGGCGTAGCATCGTTTACGAACGCACTGGCTGACCGGGCGGGCACTTGGATGCACGTCGCCGCCGTTATCGATAATTTTGTTGTGGACGGAGGTTCTCATGATTTTGACCTGAAGTTATACATCAACGGAACATTACAAGATTCTGTGGCATACAATGACGTAACGCCATCATTTGCTCTTGGCCGCCAGATAGGTATAGGCTCACAGGCGCATTCAGGGAGTGGTGACTTCAGATACGACGGCCTCATTTATGAGCCCCGTATCAGCTATGGCGCGGTAGCTCCTGCTGATTTTACGATTGTTGTTCCTGAACCGGCTTCTTCCGTTTTCCTAGGCCTCGGTGGTTTGGCGCTGATTTTACGCCGCCGCAAGTAA
- a CDS encoding PEP-CTERM sorting domain-containing protein, whose amino-acid sequence MKWKYTMAAVAATTLTASAAQVTIGGASSTDVDNWTTNDTAFVDPSPGPSNGGLAFDWADVTTNTVTVDSANNEFDYDYQASSGHTIGHGFLLNQTFDLSLTTNGIEGMTIDFDFESTTHRNWSPLIVVDGVMYRWNHSNNSFNGASAITIGNATLNAANTTWGQLVDSVTNSNWGGTRLNATNPDITATSGIVQFGFIQWGASSSGSANAQGSLTVDNVAYGITYTAVPEPSSAALVGLGGLALILRRRK is encoded by the coding sequence ATGAAATGGAAATACACAATGGCGGCTGTGGCCGCCACCACACTGACTGCCAGCGCTGCACAGGTAACCATCGGGGGAGCGAGCTCAACAGATGTTGATAACTGGACAACCAATGATACTGCGTTTGTCGACCCTTCCCCTGGACCAAGCAATGGAGGTTTAGCCTTTGATTGGGCTGATGTTACCACCAATACGGTTACCGTTGATTCTGCAAATAATGAGTTTGATTATGATTATCAGGCATCATCCGGGCATACGATTGGTCATGGTTTTTTACTCAATCAGACTTTTGACCTGAGTTTGACGACGAATGGTATCGAAGGGATGACGATTGATTTTGATTTTGAGTCGACGACACACCGGAACTGGTCTCCCTTGATTGTTGTTGATGGTGTGATGTATCGTTGGAATCACAGTAATAATTCATTCAACGGGGCATCAGCTATTACCATCGGAAATGCGACCCTTAATGCGGCAAACACTACTTGGGGCCAATTGGTTGATAGCGTTACGAACTCAAATTGGGGTGGAACACGCTTGAATGCAACCAATCCCGACATCACGGCCACTAGCGGTATTGTGCAGTTCGGATTTATTCAGTGGGGCGCTTCTAGTTCTGGTTCAGCCAATGCCCAGGGTTCCCTGACTGTAGATAATGTTGCATACGGAATCACCTACACTGCGGTTCCCGAGCCCTCTTCGGCAGCCCTTGTCGGTCTCGGTGGACTTGCCTTGATCCTTCGCCGTCGCAAGTAA
- a CDS encoding PEP-CTERM sorting domain-containing protein: MKIKYTIAALAATTMVVNAASYTLLTKKEVLANVMLGSDVTSGNGWTINGSATITPTAGVAGSIHLTTTGTSHSTLVGTTATAPGAAVDWDSTVSPNTFTLEVSMRVNDLTDGFKFWAGTGDRIYMLDIYNDKVTTTNSGGGLKDVAMTLNDGEFHTFRLVADNTNPGAHVWVDGVHIGDEVGGVFNSGTNDSRFILGDTTSGSFGDDIDVDIAYISYDAGAFAPVPEPSSAALVGLGGLALILRRRK; this comes from the coding sequence ATGAAGATTAAATACACGATAGCGGCACTGGCCGCGACAACAATGGTGGTGAATGCGGCAAGTTATACCCTGCTCACGAAGAAAGAAGTTCTCGCGAATGTGATGTTAGGGAGTGATGTCACGAGCGGCAACGGGTGGACCATCAATGGATCTGCCACAATTACGCCAACTGCTGGGGTTGCTGGTTCTATTCATTTGACGACTACAGGGACGTCGCATTCGACTCTGGTAGGAACAACCGCTACAGCTCCGGGTGCGGCGGTTGATTGGGATTCAACGGTTTCACCCAATACGTTTACATTGGAGGTGAGTATGCGAGTGAACGATTTAACCGATGGGTTCAAATTTTGGGCTGGTACCGGTGATCGAATTTACATGCTTGATATCTACAATGATAAAGTTACCACCACCAACTCGGGAGGAGGTCTAAAAGACGTTGCCATGACCTTAAATGATGGAGAGTTTCACACTTTCCGCTTGGTCGCAGATAACACAAACCCTGGAGCTCACGTTTGGGTTGACGGTGTTCATATAGGTGATGAAGTAGGAGGTGTATTCAACTCAGGGACGAACGATAGTCGTTTTATCCTTGGTGATACCACCAGTGGTAGTTTCGGTGATGATATTGATGTAGATATTGCTTATATTTCTTACGACGCGGGTGCATTTGCTCCTGTCCCAGAGCCCTCTTCGGCTGCCCTTGTAGGTCTCGGTGGACTTGCTTTGATTCTTCGACGTCGCAAGTAA
- a CDS encoding PEP-CTERM sorting domain-containing protein: MKLTYTIAAIAATTLAANAALVDTSWNGLSGGDGAGVQQDFHGAITGFSDVNRAETTRSSDSGVQIAQWENPGVTSTNMADIAMEGGGFLTDLNLQIGDYILQDGSGGNIHAPQQTLNVDSLIGTGTVGFSYTVDVRFGTTTYAADSLINFDLWVDGASVNLQQIAATDGSTLVSFDVTGLDATSAHTAELRMKIHTTGAFNNEEEWFTAQGNLAVTAVPEPSSAALVGLGGLALILRRRK, from the coding sequence ATGAAACTAACCTATACAATAGCGGCGATAGCCGCAACGACATTGGCAGCCAATGCTGCACTCGTAGACACCTCCTGGAACGGATTATCTGGTGGAGATGGAGCAGGGGTTCAACAAGACTTCCACGGTGCGATCACTGGATTCAGTGATGTCAATAGAGCTGAAACTACTCGATCATCTGATTCAGGTGTGCAGATAGCCCAATGGGAAAACCCCGGTGTAACCAGCACGAACATGGCCGATATTGCCATGGAAGGCGGCGGTTTCCTTACTGACCTAAACTTGCAAATTGGCGACTACATTCTTCAGGACGGATCGGGTGGCAATATTCATGCCCCACAACAGACATTGAATGTAGATTCCCTAATTGGGACAGGAACAGTCGGTTTTTCTTACACTGTTGATGTCAGGTTTGGCACAACGACTTACGCTGCCGATTCATTGATTAACTTTGATCTCTGGGTGGATGGTGCGAGTGTCAATCTTCAGCAAATTGCGGCAACAGACGGAAGTACCCTCGTTTCATTTGATGTCACAGGGTTAGATGCTACATCTGCTCATACAGCAGAACTTCGTATGAAAATTCATACTACCGGCGCATTCAACAATGAAGAAGAGTGGTTTACAGCACAGGGAAACCTTGCTGTGACAGCCGTGCCAGAGCCATCATCCGCAGCCCTTGTAGGTCTCGGTGGTCTTGCTTTGATTCTTCGCCGTCGCAAGTAA
- a CDS encoding dihydrodipicolinate synthase family protein, protein MIDTRKQFTGLIAAPLAPMDRHGQLRPEVVGKYARFLHRQGVKGVFLNGTSGEGVSLRRAERKELTQAWVEESPADFSVVVNVSHTSIYRSQELASFAAEVGADGVSTMSAFFYRPASLERLVDYCKGIAEVVPNTPFYYYHIPVMTSVDYPMVDFLKLAGEQIPSLAGVKYTKENRVDFEACRLVNQGQYNILSGCDDMLVSSYATGCRGFIGSTYNFAAPLYVEMMRLFDNGQVGEANQLQNYFVEVIQVMAKSGDYFAAAKRVMRELGVECGGVRQPLTPIPDSEFDSMMKELEGLAFFEKLEQLSK, encoded by the coding sequence ATGATAGATACACGAAAGCAATTCACAGGGTTGATCGCAGCGCCATTGGCTCCAATGGACAGGCATGGACAACTTCGCCCGGAGGTCGTGGGGAAGTATGCTCGTTTTTTACACCGGCAGGGGGTCAAGGGGGTTTTTCTCAATGGCACCAGTGGCGAGGGTGTTTCACTTCGTAGAGCGGAGCGTAAAGAACTCACCCAAGCATGGGTGGAAGAATCGCCCGCGGATTTCAGCGTTGTCGTGAATGTAAGTCATACCAGCATATATCGTAGTCAGGAGTTGGCTTCGTTTGCAGCTGAAGTGGGGGCTGACGGGGTTTCGACGATGTCGGCATTTTTTTATCGTCCTGCCAGCCTTGAGCGTTTGGTTGATTATTGTAAGGGCATTGCCGAGGTTGTTCCGAACACCCCATTTTACTATTATCACATTCCCGTGATGACGAGTGTGGATTATCCAATGGTCGATTTCCTTAAGTTGGCAGGAGAGCAGATTCCTAGTTTGGCCGGGGTGAAATATACCAAAGAAAACAGAGTGGATTTTGAAGCGTGCCGTCTTGTGAATCAGGGGCAATACAATATTCTCTCAGGTTGTGATGATATGTTGGTGAGCTCCTATGCGACCGGGTGTCGTGGTTTTATTGGGAGCACCTATAATTTTGCCGCTCCGTTGTATGTGGAAATGATGCGCTTGTTTGACAACGGACAGGTCGGTGAAGCGAATCAGCTCCAAAACTATTTTGTCGAGGTGATCCAGGTGATGGCGAAATCCGGCGATTATTTTGCTGCAGCCAAACGTGTGATGCGAGAGCTTGGGGTGGAATGTGGTGGTGTGAGACAGCCTTTGACTCCTATTCCGGACTCGGAGTTTGATTCGATGATGAAAGAGCTTGAGGGCTTGGCGTTTTTTGAGAAATTGGAACAATTAAGTAAATAA
- a CDS encoding PEP-CTERM sorting domain-containing protein, which translates to MKMKYVMTTFAATTLAANAATVISLYDAGTGASADDPRNQGWIFREVTAIGSDSSGDGIIDNSVTQGNANHGPVITEGGPNAGVGENAWQLRDRNGGGSYNLPQFAYQLDADTTTSMNDNGFTLTVAIENVGSGGGVWFGVRDPQENAGASGMFGRTASSRTAFTSGASNDDSIHTLTLTWDPHAGTMTRAIDGGVGVATTWGGSTSSNYIGSVDGGSQLLIDSGSGTPVTAGWNLVSAELSIVPEPSSAALIGLGGLALILRRRK; encoded by the coding sequence ATGAAAATGAAATATGTAATGACAACATTTGCCGCTACAACGCTGGCTGCAAATGCTGCGACAGTGATATCACTTTATGATGCCGGAACAGGAGCTTCGGCGGATGACCCACGAAACCAAGGGTGGATATTCCGTGAAGTGACAGCTATTGGCTCTGACAGTTCTGGCGATGGCATTATTGATAATTCAGTAACTCAGGGTAATGCTAACCATGGCCCTGTAATTACAGAAGGAGGTCCGAATGCTGGCGTTGGAGAAAATGCCTGGCAGCTAAGGGATCGAAATGGTGGAGGATCCTATAACCTTCCACAATTTGCGTATCAATTGGACGCTGATACAACAACTTCCATGAACGATAATGGGTTTACATTAACCGTTGCGATTGAGAACGTTGGCTCAGGAGGAGGGGTGTGGTTTGGTGTTCGGGATCCTCAGGAAAATGCCGGAGCATCTGGGATGTTTGGTAGAACTGCAAGTAGTCGAACAGCTTTCACAAGTGGAGCAAGCAATGATGATAGTATACATACGTTGACTCTCACATGGGATCCTCACGCAGGCACCATGACTCGCGCCATTGATGGTGGGGTTGGAGTAGCGACTACTTGGGGTGGATCTACTTCAAGTAATTATATTGGCTCTGTTGATGGAGGCTCCCAGCTTCTAATTGATTCTGGTAGCGGCACTCCTGTTACTGCTGGATGGAATCTTGTCAGCGCTGAGCTTTCCATTGTTCCTGAACCATCCTCCGCAGCCCTTATCGGTCTCGGTGGGCTGGCTCTGATCCTTCGCCGCAGGAAGTAA
- a CDS encoding PEP-CTERM sorting domain-containing protein: protein MKYTMAVMAITTMASHAALILEYDASLGTNPSAQGWTHYEILEGSIAAGAANMEAGVVDGSDTVLHMNDQNADGTLNLPAFAKDRSTAQDQDMFDNGMQMTVVAKNLGGWFIGFGFNGTVFMDADNIGSDKRIGFNLNSAANDGAYHTFVVNGALDGSNNYNFTLSIDGGTPTAMAIQSNSAPTAYDQGLYLSGGSSSGTSGEAMFKSVVVESVPEPSSAALLGLGGIALILRRRK from the coding sequence ATGAAATATACAATGGCCGTGATGGCCATAACGACGATGGCTTCCCATGCTGCATTAATTCTCGAATACGATGCCAGCCTGGGGACAAACCCATCAGCTCAAGGATGGACTCATTACGAAATTCTCGAAGGGTCGATTGCTGCAGGGGCTGCAAATATGGAGGCTGGCGTGGTCGATGGTTCGGATACTGTGCTTCATATGAATGACCAGAATGCAGATGGGACCTTGAATCTTCCGGCTTTTGCCAAGGATCGGTCAACGGCACAAGATCAAGACATGTTTGACAATGGCATGCAGATGACGGTGGTTGCCAAAAACCTTGGAGGTTGGTTTATCGGTTTTGGCTTTAATGGTACGGTGTTCATGGATGCTGATAATATTGGCTCTGACAAGCGTATTGGATTTAACCTGAATAGCGCTGCAAACGATGGAGCTTATCATACTTTTGTTGTGAATGGAGCACTTGACGGTTCAAACAATTATAACTTTACACTATCTATCGATGGAGGAACTCCTACCGCGATGGCTATACAGAGCAACTCGGCTCCAACGGCTTACGATCAGGGGCTGTATCTTTCAGGTGGCAGTTCCTCTGGAACCAGTGGTGAAGCCATGTTTAAATCAGTTGTTGTGGAATCTGTCCCAGAACCCTCTTCCGCAGCTCTTCTCGGCCTTGGGGGAATTGCTTTGATCCTGCGCCGCAGGAAGTAA
- a CDS encoding sulfatase family protein, whose protein sequence is MYSASPSELNTPADWTLLELVARNANGDCSFSSSSVTSPEIDRIQVNWAVDNTSSGRRGEVGLVLNSASYDPKVSGAIQSIDFSINHAYEIISPKARLLIQQAGKYYVSSPHFYATTQTTTGLRADDFSELDLTVVGSTGELYVANSHPDFTEEGAVMVFGIWAFQASSSQTAGSTTMAAFSSGAFSVTLHQPNDTLQPFADYTRVEPEEDVAPISAAGLPNILVIMCDDLGYGDTEITGHPAIKTPNIKSLREEGAYFTNYYSAANICSPSRASMMTGRMPYRLGIYSFIRDAEDFVHLDHSEITIPQVLKKVGYECANIGKWHVSHLDAITPEHLPTMRHYGFNYWLSSDNNLQILNKNGWWRNETKVGTINGYAGTVVSDEIIDWLDNTRDASRPFLLFANYYEPHADSKAPDSLIAKYDSRGAGYDDGPAQYYACVEHVDQQIGRMLAHLDADAGLKENTLVIFTSDHGPNPGSTSRYGTSAPYRGTKYQCWDGSTHVPAIIRWPGRVAANSTITESVGSIDLLQTLAAITGGESYLPTDRPLDGTDFSSLLTGVGDFNRTTPLQWHYYKSSASSLVSGSPQASMRLGDYIIAAWYDNPFSFGNVRWMPIVGNNNGIIEMDYITGTGTQSDKTLSSTQGTYRLYNIASDPHQDTDIYNSDNPAHVAMRDQLIASHQSLRLAAPGWGFRSDATDYSSYTAWRNSHWSGDDASNDLISGADADPDNDGCKNLMEYALATNPKQLDAVSRRYQAGIQRYDVDGLVSFYDGFEFNTSSSVDAQLEGSYSSNLEDWENDPSQFILTNRLRNPDGTYRVFYRMVNPLSANGEDRGFIRLSISP, encoded by the coding sequence ATGTATTCGGCAAGTCCATCAGAGCTGAATACTCCAGCTGATTGGACCCTGCTGGAATTGGTGGCAAGGAATGCCAATGGTGATTGCTCTTTTAGTAGTTCTTCAGTGACATCTCCCGAAATTGACCGGATTCAGGTCAATTGGGCAGTCGACAACACAAGTTCGGGGAGGCGAGGGGAAGTGGGGTTGGTGCTGAATTCTGCCAGCTATGATCCCAAGGTGTCTGGAGCGATTCAGTCCATTGATTTTTCTATCAATCATGCTTATGAAATCATCTCCCCGAAAGCCCGTTTGCTGATTCAGCAGGCTGGCAAATACTATGTGAGTTCACCCCATTTTTATGCCACGACACAAACGACTACGGGGCTCCGTGCTGATGATTTTTCCGAACTGGATCTGACCGTGGTGGGCTCGACGGGAGAACTGTATGTCGCGAACTCACATCCGGATTTTACGGAAGAGGGGGCGGTGATGGTTTTTGGGATATGGGCGTTTCAGGCATCCTCGAGTCAAACTGCCGGGTCAACGACCATGGCGGCTTTTAGTTCGGGGGCCTTTTCTGTGACGCTGCATCAGCCGAATGATACGTTGCAGCCCTTTGCCGATTATACCAGGGTAGAACCTGAGGAAGATGTAGCCCCCATTTCTGCTGCTGGTTTACCCAACATCCTAGTCATCATGTGTGATGACCTCGGATATGGAGATACTGAAATCACAGGGCACCCCGCGATCAAAACACCGAACATCAAAAGCTTGCGTGAGGAGGGGGCCTATTTTACGAATTATTATTCGGCGGCGAATATTTGTTCTCCTTCCAGAGCCTCGATGATGACCGGGCGGATGCCATATCGCTTAGGGATTTATTCTTTCATCCGTGATGCAGAGGACTTTGTCCACCTCGACCACAGTGAAATAACGATCCCGCAGGTGTTAAAAAAAGTGGGTTACGAGTGTGCCAATATTGGTAAATGGCATGTCAGTCATTTGGATGCCATTACCCCGGAGCATCTTCCCACCATGCGCCACTACGGATTTAATTATTGGCTGTCGTCTGATAACAATCTTCAAATTCTCAATAAAAACGGCTGGTGGAGAAACGAAACCAAGGTCGGTACGATCAATGGCTATGCGGGCACGGTGGTTAGTGATGAGATTATCGATTGGTTGGATAATACCCGGGATGCCAGCCGTCCTTTTTTGTTATTTGCCAATTACTATGAACCGCACGCGGATTCTAAGGCTCCTGACAGTCTTATTGCGAAATATGATTCCAGGGGGGCTGGTTATGATGATGGTCCCGCCCAGTATTATGCCTGTGTGGAACACGTGGACCAGCAAATCGGGAGGATGCTTGCTCATCTCGATGCTGATGCCGGACTGAAAGAAAATACCCTGGTGATCTTTACTTCGGACCATGGTCCAAATCCAGGCTCGACGTCCAGATACGGAACGTCAGCGCCCTATCGGGGAACCAAGTACCAATGCTGGGATGGATCAACCCATGTTCCGGCGATTATCCGTTGGCCGGGGCGGGTCGCAGCCAATTCAACCATCACGGAGTCCGTGGGCAGTATCGATTTACTTCAGACTCTGGCAGCAATTACAGGAGGTGAGTCCTATCTTCCAACGGATCGGCCTCTAGATGGGACGGACTTTTCCTCATTGCTGACCGGTGTCGGGGATTTCAATCGCACAACACCTCTCCAGTGGCACTACTACAAATCCAGTGCCTCCAGTCTGGTTTCTGGCTCACCTCAGGCATCGATGCGTCTTGGGGACTACATCATCGCTGCATGGTACGACAACCCGTTCTCCTTTGGCAATGTTCGGTGGATGCCCATTGTCGGCAATAATAATGGAATCATTGAAATGGATTACATCACTGGCACGGGAACGCAGTCGGATAAAACCTTGAGTTCGACCCAAGGGACGTACCGGCTATACAACATCGCAAGTGACCCACATCAGGATACGGATATTTACAACTCTGATAACCCTGCTCACGTTGCCATGCGAGATCAATTAATAGCATCTCACCAGTCGCTTCGATTGGCTGCTCCCGGTTGGGGGTTCCGGTCGGATGCCACGGATTATAGCAGTTACACGGCATGGCGGAATTCCCATTGGAGTGGTGATGATGCCAGCAATGACTTGATTTCAGGTGCGGACGCGGACCCTGATAATGATGGGTGCAAGAATTTAATGGAGTATGCCTTGGCAACCAACCCCAAGCAACTGGATGCCGTAAGCCGTCGCTATCAGGCGGGGATTCAGCGTTATGATGTCGATGGTCTGGTCTCCTTCTATGACGGATTTGAATTTAATACCTCGAGTTCGGTTGATGCTCAACTGGAAGGGAGCTATTCTTCCAACCTTGAGGATTGGGAGAACGATCCGAGTCAGTTTATTTTGACGAACCGACTCAGAAATCCAGATGGTACCTACCGTGTCTTTTATCGGATGGTCAATCCGCTTAGCGCCAACGGGGAGGACAGGGGCTTTATTCGCTTGAGTATTTCACCATGA
- a CDS encoding sialidase family protein: MKTYSLLLSILSLSCSWVTAGDTKVDDIPTRQAEDGTLVFAVRDIPAGVPKKGHGKDAKKYGYRIPSLLTTSKGSVLAFSERRLGLHDHAQNDIVLKRSTDGGKTWGKEIVAVEDGMNSINDPLTVQLSDGRIMMMYARFPYGRHARASGWIQMAEPGYDDLKLNILTYITFSDDDGLTWSEPRDISRAVKQPHWLNANTPGAMIQLKKGKHKGRILASLWGAVPVKDKDGKVTRNWEIVVAYSDDNAKTWKRTESLKDPEKGFPNECQIAEASNGDLVIVSRNQAGAKMRKKSISKDSGMTWSVIKTDPTLASAQCMGSVISGPEKPDGSWDLYASHPAPQSRVDGRISISTDHGKSFQIKKIIKGYFGYSVMQISPDGKNLLCLYETKKVREIRFLSISLDQLK, translated from the coding sequence ATGAAAACATATAGCTTACTTCTATCCATCCTTTCTTTGAGCTGCTCATGGGTCACAGCTGGGGACACCAAGGTTGACGACATCCCAACACGACAGGCGGAGGATGGCACTCTTGTCTTTGCCGTCAGGGACATCCCTGCCGGGGTTCCTAAAAAGGGGCACGGAAAAGATGCCAAAAAATACGGCTATCGTATTCCTTCATTGTTAACGACATCGAAGGGCTCGGTTCTCGCCTTTAGTGAGCGGCGGCTTGGGCTGCACGATCACGCCCAGAATGATATCGTGCTGAAACGCTCAACGGATGGAGGTAAAACCTGGGGCAAAGAGATTGTAGCTGTCGAGGACGGCATGAACTCGATTAACGACCCGTTAACTGTCCAGTTGTCAGACGGTCGCATTATGATGATGTATGCTCGTTTTCCGTATGGCAGGCATGCACGTGCATCCGGATGGATTCAAATGGCGGAGCCTGGCTATGATGATCTGAAACTTAATATTTTGACCTATATCACTTTCAGTGACGATGATGGTCTGACTTGGAGCGAACCCCGGGATATTTCCCGCGCAGTTAAACAGCCTCATTGGTTGAATGCCAACACGCCGGGGGCGATGATTCAACTTAAAAAGGGCAAACATAAGGGACGGATTCTTGCGTCTCTTTGGGGCGCCGTTCCTGTTAAGGATAAGGATGGTAAGGTCACACGTAACTGGGAAATTGTTGTCGCTTATAGTGACGATAACGCTAAAACTTGGAAACGCACTGAATCATTGAAGGATCCCGAGAAGGGGTTTCCGAACGAGTGTCAGATCGCGGAAGCCTCCAATGGAGATCTGGTGATCGTTTCACGCAATCAAGCGGGAGCAAAAATGCGCAAAAAGAGTATTTCCAAGGATAGTGGCATGACGTGGTCGGTGATTAAAACAGATCCAACCCTCGCTTCTGCCCAGTGTATGGGATCGGTGATCAGCGGTCCTGAAAAACCTGATGGGTCATGGGACCTGTATGCCAGCCACCCCGCACCTCAGTCGAGGGTGGATGGACGGATATCGATTTCGACCGATCACGGGAAAAGCTTTCAAATTAAAAAAATCATCAAAGGGTATTTTGGCTATTCTGTGATGCAAATATCTCCGGATGGAAAAAATCTCCTGTGTTTATATGAGACGAAAAAAGTGAGAGAAATTCGTTTTCTCTCGATTTCTTTGGATCAACTCAAATAA
- a CDS encoding sulfatase family protein gives MNVKRYLLVGAMVASIPCAVAEKPNVVVIVADDMGYGDLGFTGHPHIKTPHLDALSKGGASFQHFYSPAQVCSPTRAAMMTGRMPHRHGIYSFIGGSSGNLTHLPKKEVTLPQLLRKNGYQTAIIGKWHCSLLQVQMKNDQIPSMDHYGFDYWFCSDDNAKILDKPGWLRNGKSEGAKSGLAANVVGKEAVHWLKNVRNPEKPFIQFVHFYEPHWYVEAPKEDVQDYLKAATANRSEAIYFGAITNVDREVGRITGALKELGLIDNTLILFSSDHGPAKLGKGKADRNYGTATPYRGNKYGLWDGSIHVPGIAHWPSKVKAGLNVTTPAGSIDWLPTICEVTGTALPGSLELDGQSFYSLLQGKKMLRKKPLQWHHYNTNAKNRPNPNAVLRRGDYVICGFYDPETQLRAASWKVKHIEKIKNGKLVKFALYDITKDPQQTKDIATSEPQLFKAMLKELVESHQQYQKEAVGWNGVTPVYP, from the coding sequence ATGAATGTAAAGAGATACTTGTTGGTTGGAGCGATGGTTGCATCCATCCCTTGTGCGGTTGCAGAAAAGCCTAACGTTGTGGTTATCGTTGCTGATGATATGGGATATGGCGATCTTGGATTTACAGGGCACCCTCATATCAAAACACCCCATCTCGATGCTTTATCGAAAGGTGGGGCAAGCTTTCAGCATTTTTATTCACCAGCACAAGTGTGTTCGCCCACTCGGGCAGCGATGATGACGGGTAGAATGCCGCATCGTCACGGGATCTATAGTTTTATCGGCGGTAGCTCTGGCAACCTGACTCATCTGCCTAAAAAGGAGGTCACCTTGCCGCAATTACTTAGAAAAAATGGCTACCAAACGGCAATCATCGGGAAGTGGCATTGTTCGCTGCTCCAGGTGCAAATGAAAAACGACCAAATCCCGTCGATGGATCACTACGGGTTCGATTATTGGTTCTGCTCGGATGATAACGCTAAAATTCTCGATAAACCGGGCTGGCTCCGTAATGGGAAGAGTGAAGGGGCCAAGTCAGGATTGGCTGCCAATGTTGTTGGTAAAGAAGCCGTGCATTGGCTGAAAAATGTCCGGAACCCCGAAAAGCCGTTTATCCAATTTGTTCATTTTTATGAGCCTCATTGGTATGTGGAGGCTCCCAAAGAAGATGTTCAAGATTACTTGAAAGCCGCCACCGCCAACCGCTCAGAAGCCATTTATTTTGGAGCAATCACCAATGTTGATCGTGAGGTCGGACGGATCACCGGAGCACTAAAAGAGTTGGGGCTGATCGATAATACGCTCATTCTTTTTTCATCGGATCACGGACCAGCGAAGCTAGGGAAGGGGAAAGCCGATCGAAATTACGGTACCGCGACTCCCTACCGCGGTAATAAATACGGCTTATGGGACGGATCGATTCACGTCCCTGGAATCGCACATTGGCCGTCCAAGGTGAAAGCCGGACTAAACGTGACGACCCCGGCTGGATCGATCGATTGGTTGCCAACGATTTGTGAAGTGACCGGAACCGCACTTCCCGGATCTTTAGAGCTCGATGGGCAGAGTTTTTATTCCTTGCTTCAGGGGAAGAAGATGTTGCGCAAAAAACCATTGCAATGGCACCACTATAACACGAATGCCAAGAATCGTCCTAACCCGAATGCCGTTCTACGTCGTGGCGACTATGTGATATGCGGGTTTTATGACCCTGAGACCCAACTGAGAGCGGCAAGCTGGAAAGTGAAACACATTGAAAAAATCAAGAATGGTAAGCTCGTGAAGTTTGCGCTTTATGATATCACTAAAGATCCCCAGCAGACAAAGGATATTGCAACAAGTGAACCCCAATTATTTAAGGCAATGCTTAAGGAGTTGGTGGAGTCACATCAACAATATCAAAAAGAAGCGGTTGGTTGGAATGGCGTAACACCTGTTTATCCATAA